One genomic window of Pantanalinema sp. includes the following:
- the lpdA gene encoding dihydrolipoyl dehydrogenase codes for MATTYDIALIGTGPGGYVAAIRASQLGLKVAVVEAEELGGTCLNWGCIPTKALLKNASVLHTIKHSDQFGITVEGIKPDFSKAVDRSKSVVKKQTTGLAFLMKKNKIDVFKGRGKLVAPGRISVSTGEEVSAKHVIIATGARPRLLPGLTADGKVVLTAREAVDFRSVPSKMIILGGGAIGCEFAYVFQNYGAQVTIVEMADHLLPKEDPEVAAVLEKAYKKLGIEVLTGHKVESVEQKPDGVKVKLSSKAGMKDLDAPAMIVGIGMAPNVEGLGLEAVGVKTERGAIVVDDFGRTNVKGVYAIGDVTGKVMLAHVASAMGIACVETIAGHQTQPINWDRIPACTYSEPQVASIGLTEAEAKKRGFDVKIGKFPFAPNGKAQALGDAEGFVKVVVDAKYGEVLGAHMVGPEVTELLSEVGLGMTLETTAQEIDLTIHAHPTLSEVVKEAALAAIGQPIHM; via the coding sequence ATGGCAACGACTTACGACATCGCTCTCATCGGCACGGGCCCCGGCGGCTACGTGGCCGCGATCCGGGCCTCTCAGCTGGGCCTCAAGGTCGCGGTCGTCGAGGCCGAGGAGCTGGGCGGCACCTGCTTGAACTGGGGCTGCATCCCCACCAAGGCGCTGCTCAAGAACGCCTCGGTGCTGCACACCATCAAGCACTCCGACCAGTTCGGCATCACGGTCGAGGGCATCAAGCCCGACTTCAGCAAGGCCGTCGACCGCTCCAAGTCCGTCGTCAAGAAGCAGACCACGGGTCTGGCCTTCCTGATGAAGAAGAACAAGATCGACGTCTTCAAGGGCAGGGGCAAGCTCGTGGCCCCCGGCCGGATTTCGGTCAGCACCGGCGAGGAGGTCTCGGCCAAGCACGTGATCATCGCGACCGGCGCCCGTCCGCGCCTGTTGCCCGGCCTCACGGCCGACGGCAAGGTCGTCCTGACGGCCCGTGAGGCCGTGGACTTCCGCAGCGTGCCCTCCAAGATGATCATCCTGGGCGGCGGCGCCATCGGCTGCGAGTTCGCCTATGTCTTCCAGAACTACGGCGCCCAGGTCACCATCGTCGAGATGGCCGACCACCTCCTTCCCAAGGAGGACCCCGAGGTCGCCGCGGTGCTCGAGAAGGCCTACAAGAAGCTCGGCATCGAGGTCCTCACGGGCCACAAGGTCGAGTCGGTCGAGCAGAAGCCCGACGGCGTCAAGGTCAAGCTTTCGAGCAAGGCTGGAATGAAGGACCTCGACGCGCCCGCGATGATCGTGGGCATCGGAATGGCTCCCAACGTCGAGGGCCTCGGCCTCGAGGCGGTGGGCGTCAAGACCGAGCGCGGGGCCATCGTGGTGGACGACTTCGGCCGCACCAACGTGAAGGGCGTCTACGCCATCGGCGACGTGACCGGCAAGGTGATGCTCGCCCACGTGGCCTCGGCCATGGGTATCGCCTGCGTCGAGACGATCGCGGGCCACCAGACCCAGCCGATCAACTGGGATCGCATCCCCGCCTGCACCTACTCGGAGCCCCAGGTGGCCTCGATCGGCCTCACCGAGGCCGAGGCCAAGAAGCGCGGCTTCGACGTGAAGATCGGCAAGTTCCCCTTCGCCCCCAACGGCAAGGCGCAGGCGCTCGGCGATGCCGAGGGCTTCGTCAAGGTCGTCGTGGATGCCAAGTACGGCGAGGTGCTGGGCGCCCACATGGTGGGTCCCGAGGTGACCGAGCTCCTCTCCGAGGTGGGCCTCGGCATGACCCTCGAGACCACCGCCCAGGAGATCGACCTGACCATCCACGCCCACCCCACCCTCTCGGAGGTGGTGAAGGAAGCGGCGCTCGCCGCTATCGGCCAGCCGATCCACATGTAG
- a CDS encoding FAD-linked oxidase C-terminal domain-containing protein, with protein sequence MTRDALVASLVAICGRDAVLHRPEELLAYDCDAFTLERSAPGVVVLPISTEQVAGVVRLCHARGIPFVPRGAGTGLSGGCLSSPGGVMIALTRMTRIMDLDLRNRRATVEAGLVNLRLTQASTPDGLCYAPDPSSQMACTIGGNVAENSGGPHTLKYGVTTNHVLGLEVVLPDGEVVWLGGQTDDAAGYDLRGLMVGSEGTFGVVTQAVVRLVPIAPGVRTMLAVFGTVEAASEAVSALIAAGVLPAALEMMDRMIIQAVEAAFGLGLPQDAEAVLIVELDGLEAGLERAAHEAVAILNAHGAREVRLAQDEAERSRLWLARKKAVGCVGRLAPSKVTQDGVIPRSQLPPVLRRIAEIAMRHRVRIANVFHAGDGNLHPIILFDEKDPDQVRRVWAAGQEILEACLDVGGSITGEHGIGVEKRDMMPRMFTEADLDLMRRVRDVFNPEGLCNPGKLLPTAKSCVETTRRGRSSEATR encoded by the coding sequence GTGACGCGCGACGCGCTCGTCGCCTCGCTGGTCGCCATCTGCGGCCGCGACGCGGTCCTGCACCGGCCCGAGGAGCTACTGGCCTACGATTGCGATGCCTTCACCCTCGAGCGCAGCGCTCCCGGGGTGGTGGTGCTGCCGATCTCGACCGAGCAGGTCGCAGGAGTCGTCAGGCTCTGCCACGCCCGGGGGATCCCCTTCGTCCCGCGCGGGGCGGGCACCGGGCTCTCCGGAGGGTGTCTCTCGAGCCCGGGCGGCGTGATGATCGCCCTGACCCGCATGACGCGGATCATGGACCTGGACTTGCGCAACCGCCGCGCCACGGTCGAGGCGGGGCTGGTCAACCTTCGCCTCACCCAGGCGAGCACCCCCGACGGCCTCTGCTATGCGCCCGATCCGAGCAGCCAGATGGCCTGTACCATCGGCGGCAACGTGGCCGAGAACTCGGGCGGCCCGCACACCCTCAAGTACGGGGTCACGACCAACCACGTCCTGGGGCTGGAGGTGGTCCTGCCCGACGGTGAAGTCGTCTGGCTCGGCGGCCAGACCGATGACGCGGCGGGGTACGACCTGCGCGGGCTGATGGTCGGCTCCGAGGGCACCTTCGGGGTCGTGACCCAGGCGGTCGTGCGCCTGGTGCCCATCGCGCCCGGCGTGCGGACGATGCTCGCGGTCTTCGGCACGGTCGAGGCGGCCTCCGAGGCGGTGAGCGCGCTGATCGCGGCGGGAGTCTTGCCAGCGGCCCTCGAGATGATGGACCGGATGATCATCCAGGCGGTCGAGGCCGCCTTCGGCCTGGGGCTGCCGCAAGACGCGGAGGCGGTCCTCATCGTGGAGCTCGACGGCCTTGAGGCGGGCCTCGAACGCGCGGCGCACGAGGCGGTCGCGATCCTGAACGCTCACGGCGCGCGCGAGGTTCGCCTCGCTCAGGACGAGGCGGAGCGGTCGCGCCTCTGGCTGGCCCGCAAGAAGGCCGTCGGCTGCGTCGGGCGCCTCGCGCCGAGCAAGGTGACGCAGGACGGGGTGATCCCGCGATCGCAGCTGCCCCCGGTGTTGCGACGAATCGCGGAGATCGCCATGCGTCACCGGGTGCGGATCGCGAACGTCTTCCATGCGGGCGACGGCAACCTGCATCCCATCATCCTCTTCGACGAGAAGGATCCCGACCAGGTGCGCCGGGTCTGGGCGGCGGGCCAGGAGATCCTCGAGGCCTGCCTCGACGTCGGGGGATCCATCACCGGAGAGCACGGGATCGGGGTCGAGAAGCGCGACATGATGCCGCGCATGTTCACCGAGGCCGACCTGGACCTGATGCGCCGCGTCCGGGACGTCTTCAATCCGGAAGGGCTCTGCAACCCGGGCAAGCTCTTGCCTACGGCCAAGAGCTGCGTCGAGACGACCCGGCGCGGGCGCTCCAGCGAGGCCACCCGATGA
- a CDS encoding FAD-binding oxidoreductase, giving the protein MTRLIVPEDLFALAEAMREASGEAAAVEIAGLGERATWGNPLPEDRIAISTARLTGVVDYAPDDMVVSAEAGLSLAALNDLLSARGQVLPLEVPFPERTTLGGLVAAAPVPLARSGYGLVRDWLLGLEVATSEGALVKSGARVVKSVAGYDLCKLYAGSLGTLGAIARVTFRVRPVPETHSLLSARWTDAAGAETALAAIQTTALDPALAILRCGRGGFELVVGFDGSHETVAWQCAEAARLLGALGGAISEPQAGEGAASRRAALRDALAGSPEASLVARVSVLPSELLRFACEARAEGEALGVWCEAIAQAQQGTLWLSAEGGDWLGWVEAQRTRAHALGGSLVIERSPAPERLDALGLDGTPLALMRRLKASLDPSGCLAPGRLWPLSVE; this is encoded by the coding sequence ATGACGCGCCTCATCGTCCCCGAGGACCTCTTCGCGCTCGCCGAGGCCATGCGCGAGGCTTCCGGCGAGGCGGCGGCCGTCGAGATCGCGGGCCTCGGCGAGCGCGCGACCTGGGGCAACCCACTGCCCGAGGACCGGATCGCCATTTCGACCGCGCGTCTGACGGGGGTAGTGGACTACGCCCCCGACGACATGGTGGTGAGCGCCGAGGCGGGGCTCTCGCTTGCCGCGCTGAACGACCTGCTCTCGGCCCGGGGGCAGGTGTTGCCCCTCGAGGTCCCCTTCCCGGAGCGAACCACGCTCGGCGGGCTCGTCGCCGCGGCCCCGGTGCCGCTCGCTCGCTCCGGCTACGGGCTGGTGAGGGACTGGCTGCTCGGGCTCGAGGTGGCCACGAGCGAAGGAGCGCTCGTCAAGAGCGGTGCGCGGGTGGTCAAGAGCGTCGCGGGCTACGACCTGTGCAAGCTGTACGCGGGTAGCCTGGGGACGCTGGGCGCGATCGCCCGCGTGACCTTCAGGGTCCGCCCCGTCCCCGAGACCCATTCCCTGCTTTCCGCGCGCTGGACGGATGCCGCCGGGGCCGAAACGGCCCTCGCCGCCATCCAGACGACCGCCCTCGATCCTGCCCTTGCGATCCTGCGCTGCGGCCGGGGCGGCTTCGAGCTCGTCGTCGGCTTCGACGGCAGCCACGAGACGGTGGCCTGGCAATGCGCCGAGGCGGCTCGCCTGCTAGGGGCCCTGGGCGGTGCGATCAGCGAGCCGCAAGCGGGTGAGGGGGCCGCGAGCCGGCGCGCTGCGCTGCGCGACGCCCTCGCCGGCTCACCCGAAGCCTCTCTCGTGGCGCGAGTCTCGGTCCTTCCCTCCGAGCTGCTCCGATTCGCCTGCGAGGCGCGGGCCGAGGGCGAGGCTCTCGGCGTCTGGTGCGAGGCGATCGCGCAGGCGCAGCAGGGGACCCTCTGGCTCTCGGCCGAGGGCGGCGACTGGCTCGGCTGGGTCGAGGCCCAGAGGACCCGGGCGCACGCGCTTGGCGGGAGCCTGGTCATCGAGCGCAGCCCTGCACCCGAGCGCCTCGACGCCCTCGGACTCGACGGCACACCGCTTGCGCTGATGCGCCGCCTCAAGGCCAGCCTGGACCCCTCGGGGTGCCTGGCCCCCGGCCGCCTCTGGCCCCTGAGCGTGGAGTGA
- a CDS encoding heterodisulfide reductase-related iron-sulfur binding cluster: MDHADLKHELTLLTEACIHCGLCLESCPTYALKKSEPDSPRGRIHLMKALLDGGLDPAADVYGPLDRCLGCRACETACPSSVKYGHLLEAVRADFEAPHRARSGARRAWGFMLDHVLPYARRISFLTLPLRLAPGAVRALRPLLPAMLGRQLDLLGTPMRQGDPIPEWTPARGQRRGKVAFLAGCVMDALYRPANRATVRMLARAGYDVWVPPDQGCCGALHMHEGDRARAIAFARHNVDAFSAVPELTAVIANSAGCGAAMKEYGSWLSEASAFAARVKDVSEFLAEVGIPAPTRAVASRAAYHEPCHLTHGQRIKDAPRRLLEQVPGLTLVPLAESDWCCGGAGSYTVLQPESSDRLLARKLDHLEASGAELIVTGNPSCLMQLDMGLRQRKKTTPMLHTVEVLDRAYES; encoded by the coding sequence ATGGACCATGCCGATCTCAAGCACGAGCTCACCCTGCTCACGGAGGCGTGCATCCACTGCGGCCTCTGCCTCGAGTCGTGCCCGACCTACGCCCTCAAGAAGAGCGAGCCCGACTCCCCGCGCGGCCGGATCCACCTGATGAAGGCCCTCCTGGACGGCGGCCTGGACCCGGCCGCCGACGTTTACGGTCCCCTGGACCGTTGCCTGGGCTGCCGCGCCTGCGAGACCGCTTGCCCGTCGAGCGTGAAATACGGCCACCTGTTGGAGGCCGTGCGCGCCGACTTCGAGGCGCCGCATCGCGCCAGGAGCGGCGCACGCCGCGCCTGGGGCTTCATGCTCGACCATGTCCTGCCGTACGCCCGACGGATCTCGTTCCTGACGCTCCCGTTGCGCCTGGCTCCGGGGGCAGTGCGGGCACTGCGCCCCCTGCTCCCGGCGATGCTGGGTCGCCAGCTTGATCTGCTCGGGACCCCCATGAGGCAGGGGGATCCCATCCCCGAGTGGACCCCCGCGCGCGGGCAGCGAAGGGGCAAGGTCGCCTTCCTCGCCGGGTGCGTGATGGATGCGCTGTACCGTCCGGCCAACCGCGCCACGGTCCGCATGCTGGCTCGCGCGGGCTACGACGTCTGGGTCCCCCCCGATCAAGGCTGCTGCGGCGCCCTGCACATGCACGAAGGCGATCGCGCCCGGGCGATCGCCTTCGCGCGCCACAACGTGGACGCCTTCTCGGCAGTGCCCGAGCTGACGGCGGTGATCGCGAACTCGGCCGGCTGCGGGGCGGCCATGAAGGAGTACGGCAGCTGGCTGAGCGAGGCCAGCGCGTTCGCGGCCAGGGTCAAGGACGTGAGCGAGTTCCTGGCCGAGGTGGGGATCCCTGCGCCCACGCGGGCGGTCGCCTCGCGTGCCGCCTACCACGAGCCGTGCCACCTGACCCACGGCCAGCGGATCAAGGACGCCCCGCGCCGCCTGCTCGAGCAGGTGCCGGGCCTCACCCTCGTGCCGCTCGCCGAATCCGACTGGTGCTGTGGCGGGGCGGGATCCTACACGGTCCTCCAGCCCGAGAGTTCCGATCGGTTGCTCGCGCGCAAGCTGGACCACCTGGAGGCCTCGGGCGCCGAGCTCATCGTGACCGGCAACCCCTCGTGCCTCATGCAGCTCGACATGGGCCTGCGGCAGCGGAAGAAAACGACCCCCATGCTGCACACCGTCGAGGTCCTGGACCGCGCCTATGAAAGCTAG